A region from the Acyrthosiphon pisum isolate AL4f chromosome A1, pea_aphid_22Mar2018_4r6ur, whole genome shotgun sequence genome encodes:
- the LOC115033598 gene encoding uncharacterized protein LOC115033598, whose product MMKKKKNPNDLMYLNLNYLGQMTNLTDLRLKGLTGIKLTALSSFENLIHLKRLSLTSFKVFPKEIYKRLNTITDNIEFFEIGDCESLTKDFAVPLKRFVNLKTLRLENCCNEWDQSAQDVFTVIRGLEKLNVLELVNIEFSYCVEEELEKCDGIKALLIIPAYMSQSATTNRHLIECLKKLSKTLTHLIWGLTHELLRVTDIFITQHLENQHAIGYDLELSHINKTTDNIPILRKRRHRPQPYDQTTPEKENTGSNNVDILSVPDLEKMLETMMPNAKTKIVKVPFSGTTRVYLSEHLNNL is encoded by the exons atgatgaaaaagaagaaaaatccCAACGATTTAATGTACCTCAACTTAAATTATTTGGGACAAATGACCAATCTCACAGATTTGAGATTAAAGGGCTTAACTGGAATAAAATTGACGGCATTGTcatcatttgaaaatttaatacatctgAAGAGATTG tcaTTAACCTCTTTCAAAGTATTTCCAAAAGAGATCTATAAGAGATTGAATACTATTACTgataatattgagttttttgAAATTGGTGATTGCGAAAGCTTAACAAAGGATTTTGCTGTGCCACTAAAAAGATTTGTCAATTTGAAAACATTGAGATTAGAAAATTGCTGTAATGAATGGGATCAATCTGCACAGGATGTTTTTACTGTCATTAGAGGTCTTGAAAAGCTCAATGTTCTGGAATTGGTAAACATAGAATTCAGTTATTGTGTCGAAGAAGAATTGGAAAAATGTGATGGTATTAAAGCTTTACTGATTATTCCTGCTTACATGAGCCAA tccgCAACTACTAACCGTCACCTGATAGAATGTCTCAAGAAACTCTCCAAGACTTTAACTCACTTGATTTGGGGACTAACTCATGAGTTACTCCGTGTTACTGACATATTTATAACTCAACATCTTGAGAACCAGCATGCTATTGGTTATGATTTAGAATTATCCCATATCAACAAAACAACcgacaatatacctatactcagAAAAAGAAGGCACCGTCCGCAACCATACGACCAGACTACTCCTGAAAAAGAAAATACCGGGTCAAATAATGTTGATATACTTTCAGTTCCTGATTTAGAGAAAATGTTAGAAACTATGATGCCTAATGCTAAGACCAAGATAGTTAAAGTTCCCTTTTCTGGAACAACTAGAGTTTATTTGagtgaacatttaaataatctctaa
- the LOC100571019 gene encoding uncharacterized protein LOC100571019 → MEQSKETSETMEVEDPCIVNKIKLTTPTFNFTSSNTRTSSSTGKKINVDISDAIYKLPFKHGWKRELVYRTSGQSTICNGDVYYYSPTNQKLRSLREIQEQLDILSDEDLTIESFTFIKKPIGINDRSKELIRDANSKLSKKDSFVGVAVRPKKSKTSVQRPPFDNELSDDENNKSSSKRKIVFKNTKSSARLKSKKGKSISESMSTSSSTPEYISEDCQATQSSVSPKVSSPKLEKIDITNTIIKIRTVDLMYDKEIDMYSIFILWLLVLLNQNNYVLNQFIYDRRIKCQTHLICFIDRTPIFKTEETHYEIYAKLNDLSRKNSEMNGSLRKIVTPSTSMQSFNYMAIALRHVFKYLKMDELLSASRVCTAWNIIAMNKTLWQNVCLKNSMVYDWERFVDSIDQQLTDTLDTRCMLMPSKAEDIESFWLRFARAMKRAQKLKFIELYRCPVVVVEDIISSLPQIEVLNATSIK, encoded by the exons ATGGAACAAAGTAAAGAAACAAGTGAAACTATGGAAGTAGAAGATCCATGCATTGTTAACAAAATTA aaCTTACTACTCCAACATTCAACTTTACCTCTTCTAACACTAGAACAAGTAGTAGTAcgggtaaaaaaattaatgttgataTCAGTGATGCTATTTATAAACTTCCATTTAAGCAtg gtTGGAAACGAGAATTAGTATACAGAACATCAGGTCAATCTACTATTTGTAATGGTGATGTATACTATTATTCTCCGACTAACCAAAAACTTAGATCATTACGAGAAATTCAAGAACAATTGGACATATTATCTGATGAAGATCTAACCATAGaaagttttacatttataaaaaaaccaattGGCATCAATGATCGATCTAAAGAACTTATCAGAGATGCAAATTCTAAATTATCTAAa AAAGACTCTTTTGTTGGTGTTGCTGTTAGACCTAAAAAATCTAAGACATCCGTACAGCGGCCACCATTTGATAACGAATTGTCAGATGATGAAAACAACAAGTCTTCAAGTAAaaggaaaattgtttttaaaaatactaagagCTCCGCTAGATTGAAATCTAAAAAAggtaaaa GTATTTCAGAATCAATGAGTACATCTTCATCTACACCTGAATACATATCTGAAGACTGCCAAGCTACTCAATCTAGTGTATCACCAAAAGTTTCTTCTCCAAAACTTGAGAAAATTGATATAACcaacacaataattaaaatacg aacagTGGATCTAATGTACGACAAAGAAATAGACATGTACAGCATTTTCATACTGTGGTTGTTGGTTCTACTGAATCAGAACAACTATGTGTTGAACCAATTTATATACGACAGGCGCATCAAGTGTCAGACACacctaatttgttttattgatagaacacctatttttaaaactgaagAAACTCATTATGAAATTTATGCAAAACTAAATG ATTTGAGCAGAAA GAATTCTGAAATGAATGGATCTTTAAGAAAAATTGTAACACCTTCCACATCCATGCAATCATTCAATTACATGGCTATAGCGTTGagacatgtttttaaatatttgaaaatggaTGAGCTTTTATCAGCTTCTAGAGTATGTACCGCCTGGAATATAATTGCAATGAATAAAACCTTA tggcagaatgtttgtttaaaaaattctatGGTCTATGACTGGGAAAGATTTGTAGATTCAATTGATCAACAATTAACTGATACATTAGACACTAGATGTATGTTGATGCCATCTAAAGCTGAAGACATCGAAAGTTTTTGGTTGCGATTTGCAAGGGCAATGAAGAGAGcacaaaagttaaaattcatTGAATTGTATAGATGTCCTGTCGTTGTTGTTGAAGATATTATTTCCTCATTACCTCAAATTGAAGTACTTAACGCTACTTCAATAAAGTAA